The Methanoculleus marisnigri JR1 genome window below encodes:
- a CDS encoding dTDP-4-dehydrorhamnose 3,5-epimerase family protein gives MKPTIDGVAIKNLRLIPDERGWLMEILRCDDAIFEKFGQVYCTTAYPGVVKAWHYHKKQTDNFTCVHGMMKVALYDAREDSPTRGNLMEFFVGEKNPILISVPPGVYHGFKGIGTETAFFVSIPTLPYSYDDPDEFRLPPDTNEIPYDWGLTPGLKHG, from the coding sequence ATGAAACCGACCATCGACGGGGTGGCCATTAAAAACTTACGTCTCATTCCGGACGAGCGCGGATGGCTCATGGAGATCCTCCGGTGTGATGACGCCATTTTCGAGAAGTTCGGGCAGGTCTACTGCACGACTGCATACCCCGGGGTTGTGAAAGCCTGGCACTACCATAAAAAACAGACCGACAACTTCACCTGCGTCCACGGGATGATGAAGGTCGCGCTCTACGATGCACGGGAGGATTCGCCCACCCGGGGGAACCTCATGGAGTTCTTCGTCGGGGAGAAGAACCCGATCCTCATCAGTGTTCCGCCGGGCGTCTATCACGGGTTCAAGGGAATCGGCACCGAGACCGCGTTCTTCGTGAGCATCCCGACCCTGCCGTACAGCTACGATGACCCGGACGAGTTCCGGCTTCCGCCCGATACAAACGAGATCCCCTATGACTGGGGTCTTACACCCGGGCTGAAACACGGATAA
- the rfbB gene encoding dTDP-glucose 4,6-dehydratase, whose protein sequence is MRILVTGGLGFIGSNFIRQMLEEHPGDSIVNLDKITYAGNPENLKDIAGDPRYTFVRGDICDPGVVGSVFREHPIDAVVHFAAESHVDRSIEDASVFVRTNVLGTHVLLEAALSHGVGRFIHVSTDEVYGSIKSGSFRETDNLNPSSPYSASKAASDLLARSYYITHNLPVIVTRCTNNFGPYQYPEKLIPLFATNLLEGKKVPVYGTGKNVRDWIHVADHCRAVDFVLRHGEPGEVYNIGGDNEKSNLEITEGILRAVGKDESMVEYVPDRLGHDWRYSLDSSKLRAMGWKPEFDFETALRATVQWYTENEWWWRPLKR, encoded by the coding sequence GTGCGAATCCTCGTAACCGGCGGGCTCGGGTTCATCGGGAGCAATTTCATCCGGCAGATGCTTGAAGAGCACCCCGGCGACTCCATCGTAAACCTGGACAAGATCACGTACGCGGGAAACCCGGAAAACCTGAAGGATATTGCCGGGGATCCGCGGTATACGTTTGTCCGGGGCGACATCTGCGACCCGGGAGTTGTCGGCTCCGTCTTCCGGGAACACCCGATCGACGCCGTCGTCCACTTCGCGGCCGAGAGCCACGTCGACCGGTCGATCGAGGATGCTTCCGTCTTTGTCAGGACAAACGTCCTCGGCACCCACGTGCTGCTCGAAGCGGCGTTGAGCCACGGTGTCGGGCGGTTCATCCACGTCTCGACCGACGAGGTCTACGGGAGCATCAAGTCCGGGTCCTTCCGGGAGACGGACAACCTGAACCCCTCGAGCCCCTACTCGGCTAGCAAGGCGGCCTCGGACCTTCTCGCGCGCTCATACTATATCACCCACAATCTCCCCGTCATCGTCACCCGTTGCACGAATAACTTCGGACCCTACCAGTACCCGGAGAAACTCATCCCGCTCTTTGCGACCAACCTCCTCGAGGGGAAGAAGGTCCCGGTCTACGGCACCGGCAAAAACGTCCGTGACTGGATCCATGTAGCCGACCACTGCCGGGCGGTCGACTTTGTCCTTCGTCACGGGGAGCCGGGAGAGGTCTACAACATCGGCGGCGACAACGAGAAGAGCAACCTCGAGATCACCGAAGGGATCCTCCGGGCCGTCGGGAAGGATGAATCGATGGTCGAGTACGTGCCCGACCGGCTGGGGCATGACTGGCGGTACTCGCTCGACTCCTCGAAACTCCGGGCGATGGGCTGGAAACCGGAGTTCGATTTCGAAACCGCCTTACGGGCGACCGTTCAATGGTATACCGAGAATGAGTGGTGGTGGCGGCCATTAAAACGGTGA
- the rfbD gene encoding dTDP-4-dehydrorhamnose reductase — protein sequence MAAIKTVIFGAYGMLGHDLQTVYPGAVLRGHELDITDERAVGACIRDLSPDLVVNAAAYTDVDGCEDNRDLAFAVNGEALAYIASACSDAGATLVHYSTDYVFDGSKREYIESDTPAPINVYGASKLLGEQNIVKNTGDYRIIRTSWLFGRHGKNFVETMLHLSKQMDQVRVVNDQVGKPTYTVDLARKTPEIVGLEPGIYHVTNDGVCSWYDFARAIIENVVPCSSAEFPRKAKRPAYSVLANTKTAPLRHWSDALADYLNAKGESD from the coding sequence GTGGCGGCCATTAAAACGGTGATCTTCGGCGCATACGGGATGCTCGGGCACGATCTGCAGACGGTCTATCCCGGAGCGGTTCTCCGCGGCCACGAGCTGGACATCACCGACGAGAGGGCGGTTGGGGCGTGCATCCGCGATCTCTCTCCCGACCTGGTCGTCAACGCCGCGGCCTATACCGATGTCGACGGGTGCGAGGATAACCGGGATCTGGCGTTCGCCGTCAACGGGGAGGCGCTCGCGTACATCGCATCAGCCTGCTCCGATGCCGGGGCCACGCTCGTCCACTACAGCACGGACTACGTCTTCGACGGCTCGAAGAGGGAATATATCGAGTCCGATACTCCGGCTCCTATCAACGTCTACGGAGCATCCAAACTCCTCGGGGAGCAGAATATCGTAAAGAACACGGGCGACTACCGGATCATCCGCACGTCCTGGCTTTTTGGCCGGCACGGGAAGAACTTCGTCGAGACCATGCTGCATCTCTCAAAGCAGATGGATCAGGTCCGGGTGGTGAACGATCAGGTCGGGAAGCCGACATATACGGTCGACCTGGCCAGAAAGACACCGGAGATTGTCGGTCTTGAGCCGGGGATCTACCACGTCACGAACGACGGCGTCTGCTCATGGTACGATTTTGCCCGTGCGATCATCGAGAATGTGGTACCCTGCTCAAGCGCAGAGTTCCCGCGGAAGGCGAAGCGCCCTGCTTATTCGGTGCTGGCGAACACGAAGACGGCCCCGCTCCGGCACTGGAGCGATGCGCTTGCCGATTATCTGAACGCAAAAGGTGAATCTGATTGA
- a CDS encoding sugar phosphate nucleotidyltransferase, which yields MKGVILAGGTGSRLYPLTKVTNKHLLPVYDKPMICYPLEKLIGAGIEEIMIVSGRGHVGHFLELLGSGSELGVSITYEIQEGAGGIAEALGLARKWAGTDSVAVVLGDNIFEDDFREDIESFDRGAKVFLKEVPDPQRFGVAEVNGSRILSIEEKPQAPKSNLAVTGLYLYDARVFEIIRTLKPSGRGELEITDVNNAYVRNGEMQYSVLSGFWSDAGTFDSLMRASVMVQRYRMKQAESAERQ from the coding sequence TTGAAAGGCGTAATTCTTGCCGGGGGTACCGGGTCTCGGTTGTATCCCCTGACGAAGGTGACGAACAAGCACCTCCTGCCCGTATACGACAAACCGATGATCTGTTACCCCCTGGAGAAGTTGATCGGCGCTGGGATCGAGGAGATCATGATCGTCTCCGGCCGGGGGCACGTGGGGCATTTCCTCGAGCTGCTCGGCTCGGGCTCGGAGCTCGGCGTCAGCATCACCTACGAGATCCAGGAGGGAGCGGGGGGGATTGCCGAGGCGCTCGGCCTCGCCCGGAAGTGGGCCGGGACGGACAGTGTCGCGGTTGTTCTCGGCGACAACATCTTCGAGGACGACTTCCGGGAGGACATCGAGTCGTTTGATCGGGGCGCGAAGGTCTTCTTAAAGGAGGTTCCCGACCCGCAGCGGTTCGGGGTGGCCGAGGTCAACGGCAGCCGGATCCTCTCGATCGAGGAGAAGCCGCAGGCGCCGAAGTCGAACCTTGCCGTCACCGGGTTATACCTCTACGATGCGCGGGTCTTTGAGATCATCAGGACGCTCAAGCCTTCCGGCCGGGGCGAACTCGAGATCACCGACGTGAACAACGCCTATGTCCGGAACGGCGAGATGCAGTACAGCGTCCTCTCGGGATTCTGGAGCGACGCCGGGACGTTCGACAGCCTGATGCGGGCAAGCGTGATGGTCCAGCGGTACCGTATGAAGCAGGCGGAGTCGGCCGAGCGGCAGTGA
- a CDS encoding glycosyltransferase family 2 protein, whose product MISVVVTNYNGRQYLPDCLSSLALQTCRDFETILVDNASTDGSVEFVEEHYPEVRFVRNRENLGFAGGTNAGIRAARGEYILTLNNDTRADPGFVEHLRNAMEADTAVGMCAAKMLFPDGSINSTGICISRSGAAWDRGMYEPDHGQYDRPEEVFGPCAGAALYRREMLDEVGLFDEDFFCYMEDVDLAFRARLAGWTCRYVPGAQVYHYHGGTAGVGTDFAVYYGNRNVVWYVMKNFPSRLLVTSLPWILGRNLAVVPYYATRGLGRAIVRSKVDAVRGIPRMLHKRSTIRRSVPDSDIRRFTQTWSNIGRPPHVAC is encoded by the coding sequence ATGATCAGCGTCGTCGTCACGAACTACAACGGTCGGCAGTACCTGCCGGACTGCCTCTCCTCTCTTGCACTACAGACCTGCCGGGACTTCGAGACGATTCTGGTCGATAACGCTTCTACCGACGGGAGCGTGGAGTTTGTCGAGGAGCACTACCCGGAGGTCAGGTTCGTCCGGAACCGGGAGAACCTGGGGTTCGCCGGCGGGACGAACGCCGGTATCCGTGCCGCCCGGGGGGAGTACATCCTCACCCTGAACAACGATACGAGGGCGGATCCCGGCTTCGTTGAGCACCTCCGGAACGCCATGGAAGCCGACACCGCGGTGGGAATGTGCGCCGCGAAGATGCTCTTTCCGGACGGTTCGATCAACTCCACCGGGATCTGCATCTCGCGGAGCGGCGCCGCCTGGGACCGGGGGATGTACGAGCCGGATCACGGGCAGTACGACCGTCCCGAAGAGGTCTTCGGCCCCTGCGCCGGCGCCGCACTCTACCGGCGGGAGATGCTCGACGAGGTCGGGCTCTTCGATGAGGACTTCTTCTGCTACATGGAGGACGTGGACCTGGCGTTCCGGGCGCGGCTTGCCGGGTGGACGTGCCGCTACGTGCCGGGGGCGCAGGTATATCATTATCACGGCGGGACGGCGGGCGTCGGGACCGATTTCGCCGTCTACTACGGGAACCGGAACGTCGTCTGGTACGTCATGAAGAACTTCCCCTCACGGTTGCTCGTCACCTCGCTCCCCTGGATACTGGGGAGGAACCTCGCCGTCGTGCCTTACTACGCGACAAGAGGGCTGGGGCGGGCCATCGTCAGGTCCAAGGTCGACGCCGTGCGGGGCATTCCCCGGATGCTTCACAAGCGCTCGACGATCCGGCGGAGCGTGCCGGATAGCGATATCAGGCGATTCACACAGACATGGAGTAATATAGGGAGACCCCCACATGTGGCTTGTTGA
- a CDS encoding ABC transporter permease: MWLVDYRDLIWNLTISDLKVKYQSSVLGFAWSLLNPLLMMLVLYFVFMNVFRFELENFALYLLIGIIAWRFLANGTMTAMGSIVGRPGLVTKLYIPRQILVMSSVLSSFISSILEFAVLIPLLFILGAKVTPNILFFPVVHGIYFLIVYGISLVLASLFVYFRDLNQVWDVVMQAGFFLSPIVYPITTIPAAFLGYYMLNPMTVLIETYREFLLYGVTPSLVSFLFLLATGAVMVAVGTLVFKRLERRFAEEI; the protein is encoded by the coding sequence ATGTGGCTTGTTGATTACAGAGATCTTATCTGGAACCTTACGATCAGCGACCTGAAGGTCAAGTACCAGAGTTCGGTGCTCGGGTTCGCCTGGTCGCTCTTAAACCCGCTCCTGATGATGCTGGTTCTTTACTTCGTCTTCATGAACGTCTTTCGGTTCGAGCTGGAGAACTTTGCCCTCTACCTCCTCATCGGGATCATCGCCTGGCGGTTCCTCGCCAACGGGACCATGACGGCGATGGGCTCGATCGTCGGCAGGCCGGGCCTGGTGACCAAACTCTACATCCCCCGCCAGATCCTGGTGATGAGCTCCGTACTCTCGAGTTTCATCAGTTCCATCCTCGAGTTCGCGGTGCTGATCCCGCTGCTCTTCATCCTGGGTGCGAAGGTGACGCCGAACATCCTCTTCTTCCCGGTCGTGCACGGGATCTACTTCTTGATCGTCTACGGCATATCCCTGGTCCTCGCCTCACTCTTCGTCTATTTCCGGGACCTAAACCAGGTCTGGGACGTGGTCATGCAGGCGGGGTTCTTCTTATCGCCGATCGTCTACCCCATCACCACCATCCCGGCGGCGTTCCTCGGCTATTACATGCTCAACCCAATGACCGTGCTCATCGAGACCTACCGGGAGTTCCTGCTCTACGGGGTGACGCCATCTCTGGTGAGTTTTCTCTTCCTCCTCGCAACGGGGGCGGTGATGGTCGCCGTGGGAACCCTGGTCTTCAAACGGCTTGAACGCCGGTTTGCGGAGGAGATCTAA
- a CDS encoding ABC transporter ATP-binding protein: MNNDEAIVVEHLSKEFRIPHDRKVTMYEHIVGLLKGGKYSYEQFQALDDVSFTVRRGETFGVIGPNGSGKSTLLKILAGVLYPDTGRVRVNGRIAPFLELGVGFQPDLTAKENIFLYGSIMGLTRKEIGKRYDEILDFAELRRFENMKLKNFSSGMAVRLAFATAVQTDPDILLVDEVLAVGDEAFQRKCSEKIEEIRRQGKTIIIVSHALGTVQELCERCMLLKSGRILSSGETGKVVEEYLRISAAGS, encoded by the coding sequence ATGAATAACGATGAAGCAATCGTGGTCGAGCACCTCAGCAAGGAGTTCCGGATCCCCCACGATCGCAAGGTCACCATGTACGAGCATATTGTCGGGCTTCTCAAGGGCGGGAAGTACTCCTACGAGCAGTTCCAGGCCCTGGACGACGTCTCGTTCACCGTCCGGCGCGGGGAGACCTTCGGGGTCATCGGGCCGAACGGGAGCGGCAAGAGCACGCTTTTGAAGATCCTTGCCGGGGTGCTCTACCCGGACACCGGGCGCGTCCGGGTGAACGGCAGGATCGCCCCCTTCCTCGAGCTCGGGGTCGGGTTCCAGCCCGACCTCACGGCAAAGGAGAACATCTTCCTCTACGGCTCGATCATGGGCCTGACCCGCAAAGAGATCGGGAAGCGCTACGACGAGATCCTCGACTTTGCCGAGTTGCGGCGCTTCGAGAACATGAAACTCAAAAACTTCTCGTCGGGGATGGCGGTTCGGCTCGCGTTTGCGACGGCCGTCCAGACCGACCCCGACATCCTGCTCGTGGACGAGGTGCTCGCCGTCGGCGACGAGGCCTTCCAGCGCAAATGCAGCGAGAAGATCGAGGAGATCCGGCGCCAGGGGAAGACGATTATTATTGTCTCGCACGCCCTCGGGACGGTGCAGGAGCTGTGCGAGCGGTGTATGCTGCTGAAGAGCGGCAGGATTCTTTCATCGGGGGAGACCGGCAAGGTGGTCGAGGAGTATCTGCGGATCTCGGCGGCGGGGTCGTAG
- a CDS encoding glycosyltransferase has product MSPIYEEHRSTRYEPPVIDLKNKNSSQVLLIELTGRNKDVLEVGTSTGYVSRVLKERGNTVTGIEIDPEAGEIAGQHCDSMIVGDIEKLDLDAYLAPSSFDVIIFGDVLEHLASPEDVLRKVKKYLRPDGYLAVSLPNVCHGDVILNLLMGDFKYTSMGLLDATHLRFFGLRNIIDLFSRCGYSITGLHTTVFPVGGTEQRLDPGVVPEDLANFVKSLPNSSVYQYIFKASPSPTPEAVEAVPAPDLDGLFRGAIEGSIQAEIKPLLEELSAYEVRTVSLAEQVEQLTEETQSLQVTISERDAQIASLDGQVEQLTGETQSLQVTISGRDGQIASLNEQTRQQAIQLMQLSNELASMKQSVVWRLLMKFHNGFVERALPQNTRRRRLYDLGLVGLRVLIHEGPRGLRIRGEKKLRGESPSRLLQSSKSSIAMDKNNKYQLIPGTTDYVYIPPRCPNNINSIIESMAYKPHFSIVVPVYNTPPDLLNKAVRSLQLQWYPHWELILVDDASPSKETKRCLSKINDPNIKVFTHPQNKGISGATNTAISHSTGDYVVLLDHDDELTEDCLFELALCINRDDPDYIYSDEDKIDEKGYFTEPHYKPDWSPDTMMSTMYVCHVSCIKKSLLEEVGGLRSDYDGCQDWDLILRIVEKTDRISHIPKVLYHWRIIPGSTSADIGAKSYVLDASRRVREDALKRRGLLGTVEPLEQVNGYFRVNYHLVDKPLISIIIPTRDHGDVLRRCIESIFKKSTYKNFELIVLDNGSVDSATLEYLEEIKAEPNISVIRHAEPFNYSELNNVGADFAKGEILLFLNDDTEVVTSDWLERMGGYAQLAHIGAVGAKLLYPGGKKIQHAGVLNLQDGPGHAFLHQNADLPGYYLRNLIEYNWLAVTGACLMIERKKFQSVNGFDVNYPIAYNDVDLCFRLRDAGFYNLVSQSVRLIHHESLTRRMDHADHDKTERLKQDMRRLYQKHPFYYQYDPFYSINLHPNGINFETFR; this is encoded by the coding sequence ATGAGTCCGATTTACGAAGAACACCGCTCAACCAGGTACGAACCGCCGGTTATCGACCTGAAAAATAAAAACAGCAGTCAGGTCCTCCTGATCGAACTTACCGGCAGGAATAAAGATGTCCTTGAGGTCGGCACGTCCACCGGCTACGTCAGCCGGGTCCTTAAAGAGCGGGGGAATACCGTCACCGGCATCGAGATTGACCCGGAAGCCGGCGAGATTGCCGGGCAGCACTGTGATTCGATGATCGTCGGGGATATCGAGAAACTTGACCTCGATGCCTACCTTGCTCCCTCTTCCTTCGACGTGATCATCTTCGGGGATGTTCTGGAGCACCTGGCCTCCCCGGAGGATGTGCTCAGGAAGGTGAAGAAGTATCTCCGGCCGGATGGGTACCTGGCCGTATCTCTGCCGAACGTCTGCCATGGGGACGTCATCTTAAACCTGCTCATGGGTGACTTCAAGTATACCTCGATGGGGCTTCTGGACGCCACCCACTTGCGCTTTTTCGGACTCAGGAATATCATTGATCTCTTTAGCCGTTGTGGTTACTCTATAACCGGTCTTCATACGACTGTATTCCCTGTAGGGGGAACCGAACAGAGGCTTGATCCCGGGGTTGTTCCGGAAGATCTTGCCAACTTTGTGAAGTCGCTTCCGAATTCCAGTGTTTATCAGTATATTTTTAAAGCAAGCCCTTCCCCTACCCCGGAAGCGGTGGAGGCAGTTCCTGCGCCGGATCTTGATGGTCTGTTTCGCGGGGCCATCGAGGGGAGTATTCAGGCTGAAATTAAACCTTTGCTGGAAGAACTTAGCGCATACGAAGTACGCACGGTCTCGCTCGCTGAACAGGTCGAGCAGTTGACAGAGGAAACTCAGTCGTTGCAGGTGACTATCTCGGAGCGTGATGCACAGATTGCTTCGCTTGACGGGCAGGTCGAACAGTTGACAGGGGAAACTCAGTCGTTGCAGGTGACTATCTCGGGGCGTGATGGACAGATTGCTTCACTCAATGAGCAGACCCGACAACAGGCAATTCAGCTGATGCAATTGTCCAACGAGCTCGCCAGTATGAAGCAAAGTGTCGTGTGGCGGCTGTTGATGAAATTTCATAACGGTTTTGTCGAGAGGGCTCTTCCACAAAATACCCGCAGGAGAAGGCTATACGACCTTGGGTTAGTTGGATTAAGAGTTCTTATACACGAAGGGCCCAGAGGCCTTCGGATTCGGGGAGAAAAAAAGTTGCGAGGTGAATCTCCGAGTCGATTGTTGCAGTCATCCAAATCGTCGATTGCAATGGATAAAAATAATAAGTATCAGTTGATACCTGGAACAACTGATTATGTATATATCCCACCTCGATGTCCAAATAATATCAACAGTATTATCGAATCGATGGCGTATAAACCACATTTTTCGATTGTGGTTCCTGTATACAACACCCCACCAGACTTGTTAAATAAGGCAGTGAGATCTCTACAACTGCAGTGGTATCCCCATTGGGAACTGATACTTGTTGATGATGCAAGCCCGTCTAAAGAAACTAAACGCTGCCTCAGCAAAATCAATGATCCCAATATCAAAGTATTCACTCACCCTCAGAATAAAGGGATATCTGGCGCCACGAACACAGCAATAAGCCACTCAACCGGAGATTATGTCGTTCTGCTCGATCACGATGATGAATTGACGGAAGACTGTCTTTTCGAACTGGCATTATGCATTAATCGAGACGATCCTGATTATATCTATAGCGATGAAGACAAAATCGATGAGAAAGGTTATTTCACAGAACCTCATTATAAACCGGACTGGTCACCCGACACCATGATGAGCACAATGTACGTGTGCCACGTCTCCTGTATCAAGAAGAGTCTATTGGAAGAAGTTGGAGGCTTACGCTCTGATTATGACGGATGCCAGGATTGGGATCTGATTCTTCGTATTGTTGAAAAGACAGATAGGATTAGCCATATTCCTAAAGTTCTCTATCACTGGCGAATCATACCGGGTTCGACGTCTGCGGACATTGGAGCAAAATCCTATGTTCTCGACGCCTCCAGAAGAGTCCGTGAGGATGCGCTTAAGCGTCGGGGATTACTTGGGACGGTCGAGCCATTGGAGCAAGTTAACGGCTATTTCCGGGTGAACTACCATCTGGTAGACAAGCCGCTGATCTCGATTATTATCCCAACTCGGGACCATGGAGATGTACTTCGCCGCTGCATTGAATCGATATTTAAAAAATCTACCTATAAGAATTTTGAATTAATTGTGCTGGATAATGGATCCGTCGATTCTGCCACATTAGAATATCTGGAGGAAATAAAGGCTGAACCAAACATCTCTGTGATTCGTCACGCGGAACCGTTTAATTACTCGGAACTGAATAATGTCGGGGCAGATTTTGCAAAAGGGGAGATCCTTCTTTTCCTGAATGATGACACGGAGGTAGTTACTTCTGACTGGCTTGAAAGGATGGGAGGTTATGCGCAACTTGCACATATCGGGGCTGTGGGTGCCAAACTTCTGTATCCGGGTGGAAAGAAGATCCAACATGCAGGAGTTCTCAATCTGCAAGATGGTCCAGGTCATGCATTCCTTCACCAAAATGCGGACCTCCCGGGTTATTACTTGCGTAATCTCATAGAATATAACTGGCTTGCGGTGACGGGTGCGTGTTTAATGATTGAGAGAAAAAAATTTCAGTCGGTCAATGGGTTTGATGTAAATTACCCTATCGCGTACAATGACGTTGATCTCTGTTTCCGGTTAAGAGATGCGGGTTTTTACAATCTAGTTTCTCAATCAGTCAGACTTATTCATCATGAATCTTTAACCCGGAGGATGGATCACGCTGACCATGATAAAACGGAGAGACTCAAGCAGGATATGCGCAGGCTTTATCAAAAGCATCCTTTCTACTACCAATATGACCCATTTTACAGTATAAATTTACATCCGAACGGCATCAATTTTGAAACTTTCAGGTGA
- a CDS encoding HAD family hydrolase, whose protein sequence is MENVYSIQNEGSNLTLQCSDNIELKEKVASAEVVSFDFFDTLFVRDLLNPEDVFDIMSKIFEIEDFRTQRRSAQVEAFKRMHHDGLKEINLVGIYDCFDACPVSPKELMETEIEVELLLTHPNPELTDLFKSVVECGKQVVLTSDTYLPESFFKDIFRLYAIKPVPMYISAERNATKRDYGELFDIIVNETDCSPRQLLHIGDNYHSDVLQADAKGLTTYHYKAYRSPPIPNRVTPETSLARGLLRKHMGQIPSDTPKELGFLYGGPAMVGFLDWITAQARRDAVDHILFLSRDGYFLNSLANLRKGRSLPSYHYFLGSRIVFTLAAMTEDNFSQFLPFLLSGAEGLSAYELLERIDVPSPSDAVMNDLKLGPEIRYTEDKYDQFQEFLYAYRSEILKVCRRNRRSLFKYLRSLEILEGSRVAFVDVGWNGTSQDAFELAIQDFYDLEVFGYYFCLADTRERRRIGQKRRMSSFLAEPFVPKDTVRRIYDNRVGVELFFSAPHQSVIGYDILSSREVSAIHDDRNGSSHDIESFYLELMKGMELFAESYENLRDRLHISTDPYDLASLLVDFIIKEDWTAQGEISSLRNFDGWSFTHNVDVSLAQYLP, encoded by the coding sequence ATGGAGAATGTCTATTCAATCCAGAATGAAGGAAGTAATCTGACATTGCAGTGTTCTGATAATATCGAATTAAAAGAAAAGGTTGCCTCTGCGGAGGTAGTATCTTTTGATTTCTTTGATACGCTGTTTGTTCGTGATCTGCTCAATCCTGAAGATGTGTTCGATATAATGAGTAAAATATTTGAGATTGAAGACTTTCGAACACAAAGAAGATCCGCACAGGTTGAGGCTTTCAAACGGATGCATCATGATGGGTTGAAAGAGATCAACCTTGTTGGTATATATGACTGTTTTGACGCGTGTCCAGTTTCGCCAAAAGAACTTATGGAAACAGAAATAGAAGTTGAATTACTACTGACTCATCCAAATCCCGAGTTAACCGATTTGTTTAAATCTGTGGTGGAATGTGGAAAGCAGGTCGTTTTAACTTCCGATACCTACCTACCAGAATCATTTTTTAAGGATATTTTCCGACTGTATGCAATTAAACCCGTTCCGATGTACATTTCTGCCGAAAGAAATGCGACCAAACGTGATTATGGAGAGTTGTTCGATATCATTGTGAATGAAACAGATTGCTCTCCGAGACAGCTCCTTCACATCGGTGATAATTACCATAGTGATGTGCTTCAAGCGGATGCCAAAGGTCTTACAACATACCATTATAAGGCATATCGCTCCCCTCCTATACCGAATCGCGTAACTCCAGAAACTTCCTTAGCACGAGGTCTCTTGCGCAAACATATGGGTCAAATACCCAGTGATACCCCAAAAGAGCTCGGTTTCTTGTACGGAGGACCTGCAATGGTGGGTTTTCTTGACTGGATAACTGCGCAGGCAAGGCGAGATGCTGTTGACCACATTTTGTTCCTTTCGCGAGATGGTTACTTCCTCAACTCCCTTGCAAATCTTCGAAAGGGACGTTCGTTACCCAGTTATCATTATTTCTTAGGATCACGAATCGTTTTTACTCTTGCAGCGATGACAGAGGATAATTTCTCACAGTTTCTCCCATTTCTACTTTCTGGGGCGGAGGGTCTGTCAGCGTATGAATTACTTGAACGGATTGATGTGCCCTCCCCCTCAGACGCCGTAATGAATGATTTAAAATTAGGGCCCGAAATTCGTTACACTGAAGACAAATACGATCAGTTCCAGGAGTTCCTTTATGCGTATCGCTCTGAGATCTTGAAAGTTTGTAGAAGGAACCGCCGTTCTTTGTTCAAATATCTCAGGAGTTTGGAGATCCTGGAAGGGAGTCGTGTTGCATTTGTCGACGTAGGGTGGAATGGCACTTCTCAAGATGCCTTCGAATTGGCGATTCAAGATTTTTATGATTTAGAGGTCTTCGGCTATTATTTCTGTCTGGCAGATACCCGCGAGCGCCGGAGGATCGGACAGAAAAGGCGCATGTCCTCGTTTTTAGCCGAACCTTTTGTGCCCAAGGATACCGTTCGACGAATATATGACAACCGCGTTGGGGTTGAATTATTTTTTTCAGCTCCTCATCAGTCAGTTATTGGCTATGATATCTTATCTAGTAGAGAAGTATCTGCTATCCATGATGACCGTAATGGATCTTCCCACGACATTGAATCGTTCTATTTGGAATTGATGAAAGGGATGGAGTTATTTGCAGAATCATACGAAAATTTACGAGATAGACTTCATATTTCTACTGATCCCTATGATTTAGCCAGCCTTTTGGTCGACTTTATTATCAAGGAGGATTGGACTGCCCAGGGTGAAATATCTTCACTTAGAAACTTCGATGGGTGGTCATTCACACATAACGTTGATGTTAGTCTCGCACAATATCTCCCGTGA